The window tgcagGACCGACACACCCgatctttcttctttaatcCCAGCCAGCCTCAACCGCGGTACGAGCAGGGCGTGCTAGCCGTGTTAGCCCCACGAGAAACGTAAAATATCCTGTCCCTCCCTTTACCGCGTAGTATTCCATATCGCTAGCCCGGCCATCGTCggtgggagaaaaagaagtataatTTAACATCACCTCCCTCCCTTCTCTTACAAGTAAACACTTGTCTGTCCCTCTGCCAAGTATCGTCTCATTCTTCATGTCCATCACCAACTCTCCAGAGACCTCAGACATCTCCATCGATAAACCAGctgctcttcatcttcccctTCACAACTCCAACATGGGTAATCCAAGACTTGAGGATACACCAGAGTTGGAGCTAATGTCTCCTtctctggaagaagagcagttgGCTTGGAGCAAGATTCGTGAATACTGCTTGGACGCCTTCTCCGAATTCTTCGGAACAATGGTACTCATTCTCTTCGGTGATGGTGTCGTTGCACAGGTTGTCTTGAGTGGTGGAACCAAGGGTGACTACCAGAGTATCTCCTGGGGATGGGGGTAAGTGGCCTAGCAGTTACCTCTTTGTGAAGATTTTTTGTTGCTAACGAGGGTTGGCGAAATAGAATTGCCGTCATGTTTGGTGTCTTTGTTGGTGGTAAATCTGGTGGCCACCTCAACCCAGCCGTGACTTTTGCCAACTGTCTCTACCGCGGCCACCCGTGGCGCAAATTGCCCGTCTACGCCCTTGCCCAGCTTCTTGGAGCCATGGCTGGTGCCGCTATCGTGTATGGCAACTATAAGTCAGCTTTCGATGCCTTTGAGGGCGGCGCTGGTATCCGGACGGTGACTGGCTCTACTGCCACAGCCGGCATCTTTTGCACATATCCTGCCCCTTTTATGACTCGGACGGGCATGTTTTTCTCTGAATTCATCGCAAGCAGCATCCTCATGTTCTGCATCTTTGCCCTGGTCGACCCTAACAATATCAATGCTGCACACATGATGCCTCTTGCCCtattcttcctcatcttcggtATCGGCGCCTGCTTTGGTTGGGAGACGGGTTATGCTATGAACCTTGCTCGTGACTTTGGTCCTCGACTGGTTTCATACATGATCGGATATGGCCACGAGGTCTGGTCTGCCGGTGGCTACTATTTCTGGGTATGTCGGATTTCTTTTACCCCTGTGTAAATAACTCGCTGTTGCTGACCATGCATTGCAGATTCCCATGGTGGCCCCATTCTTCGGCACCGCCTTTGGCGGGTTCTTGTACGATGTTTTCCTCTATACGGGGAACAGCCCTATCAACACTCCGATGCTGGGTGTCACACGCCTATTCCGGCCCCGCAAGAATGTTTGGTCCAACACTCGCCCCTCGGCCATTGACACGAAAGTCTAGTGGCTGCTACCAAATACTGAACGCTTTATGAAAACAGAACGAGATGGTCTCGGGAAGATTACAGGGAAAAATACCGTGAACCGGGGTGGTAAAAGATATTATCCAATGTatagaagaaaggagaagggGTAAGAAAATATGGCAATGTGGCTGATGAAGTGTTTCTTGATTTTGGGTATGCGTTTAATGGAATTCGGAGTATGGTCAGTTGTACAAGTATAACAAAGGGTACTTTAGCGAGCGACAGCAGCATACACCTTGTAGTAATAATGATTTATAACCCAAGAACATCGGGAGCGCCGTTGGGTATCAATGAGACTGTAAGGTTTGTAATATGATATCTGCCGAGTGTCCTGAAATGGGGAAACGGCGGAGCAAGGGTACGTGTTCAAATGGGGAGCTTCAAGGCTGGGGTGATTGTGCAGCTGGACCGGACCGGTTTGCTGGAAATGCAAATGCAAGACGGTACAGGTAGTGAAATGAAATGTGATGAAAGCTGGGTTTGTGATATGCTCGGAGAATTCAGCTATAAGGGTCCAATTGCAGCCGTTACCCTACATGTCATGAGGCAGAGCTACTGCATCTCGAGTGGCTTACATGAAAAGGGGCTGAATATTCAAACCCAGGCTT is drawn from Trichoderma asperellum chromosome 4, complete sequence and contains these coding sequences:
- a CDS encoding uncharacterized protein (TransMembrane:6 (i68-87o99-118i139-158o200-219i231-253o280-305i)) gives rise to the protein MSITNSPETSDISIDKPAALHLPLHNSNMGNPRLEDTPELELMSPSLEEEQLAWSKIREYCLDAFSEFFGTMVLILFGDGVVAQVVLSGGTKGDYQSISWGWGIAVMFGVFVGGKSGGHLNPAVTFANCLYRGHPWRKLPVYALAQLLGAMAGAAIVYGNYKSAFDAFEGGAGIRTVTGSTATAGIFCTYPAPFMTRTGMFFSEFIASSILMFCIFALVDPNNINAAHMMPLALFFLIFGIGACFGWETGYAMNLARDFGPRLVSYMIGYGHEVWSAGGYYFWIPMVAPFFGTAFGGFLYDVFLYTGNSPINTPMLGVTRLFRPRKNVWSNTRPSAIDTKV